The following proteins are encoded in a genomic region of Desulfobotulus mexicanus:
- a CDS encoding HEAT repeat domain-containing protein: MTKISISEFIDELKFCISEKDMVKAKALLQFLPKIDPKNQIRTLYEISKAEDRVVHPALCYMLELPISDPGVKNRLHDLLLDKSCACQDLLLEELKADTLDKRLPLIRITGELQVKEAIPLLSDYLSRKSDADFLRETIKALSLMASQTCIRAIADFIFYGDEELKQEAIFALAEIGGPTAIHLLAEAIRGDNRTDQLIIEALGEIQDQAALQRLTQLLNSHYVDVRNWTIDKLISIGDKAVPVVVENLKESDDDALVHTLNVLGNIGDKSAIPAIQKILFRRPENANVRFAAYEAMERLPAAKAAISLATGLEDPEEQVRLAAARAVDKNLSPILAAGLKNMIAPGNENANQIVATLIDAGADKTFESLIQEESFSNMAISHLAGKAHPDIRKHYLVLMQSQGHHELAEKVLAAVAPEKETRGLTIFVVDDSKMMLRIYKSKLHAMGHTPVLFDFPSRAIEAALENKPDLVITDLNMPDINGIQLTKQLRRKYTPASLPIIMITTQSDFVGQHSGQPNARIDTESMQSIGISMVMNKPFDDADLAANIKKLT; encoded by the coding sequence ATGACAAAAATAAGTATTTCCGAATTTATCGATGAACTGAAGTTCTGCATATCAGAAAAAGATATGGTAAAGGCAAAAGCCCTGCTTCAGTTTCTTCCGAAAATAGATCCAAAAAACCAGATTCGAACCCTTTATGAAATCAGTAAAGCAGAAGATCGCGTTGTACATCCGGCCTTATGCTATATGCTGGAGCTGCCCATTAGCGACCCGGGAGTAAAAAACAGGCTACATGATCTGCTGCTGGACAAGTCATGTGCCTGCCAGGACCTGCTCCTGGAGGAGCTTAAGGCAGACACCCTTGACAAACGCCTGCCCCTTATCCGCATTACAGGAGAACTTCAGGTTAAAGAAGCCATTCCCCTTCTTTCGGATTACCTTTCCCGCAAATCGGATGCTGACTTTCTGCGTGAGACCATAAAAGCCTTAAGTCTCATGGCCTCGCAGACCTGCATCCGGGCCATTGCAGATTTTATTTTTTACGGGGATGAGGAGCTCAAGCAGGAAGCAATATTCGCCCTTGCTGAAATCGGCGGGCCCACAGCCATACACCTTCTGGCAGAAGCCATTCGTGGAGACAACCGTACTGATCAGCTGATTATCGAAGCCTTGGGAGAAATACAGGATCAGGCGGCACTTCAGCGGCTCACCCAGCTACTTAACTCACACTATGTGGATGTCCGCAACTGGACCATAGACAAGCTGATTTCCATTGGAGACAAAGCCGTACCCGTTGTGGTGGAAAATCTGAAAGAATCAGACGATGATGCCCTTGTACATACCCTCAATGTCCTTGGCAACATCGGTGACAAAAGTGCCATTCCCGCGATTCAGAAAATTCTGTTCAGAAGACCCGAAAACGCAAACGTACGCTTTGCCGCCTATGAAGCCATGGAAAGACTGCCTGCTGCCAAAGCCGCCATCAGCCTTGCCACAGGTCTTGAAGACCCTGAAGAACAGGTACGCCTTGCCGCTGCAAGGGCTGTGGATAAAAACCTCTCTCCCATACTGGCAGCAGGCCTCAAGAACATGATCGCCCCCGGCAATGAAAATGCCAACCAGATTGTAGCCACCCTCATTGATGCAGGTGCGGATAAAACCTTTGAAAGTCTCATTCAGGAAGAGTCTTTCAGCAATATGGCCATTTCCCACCTTGCAGGCAAAGCTCATCCGGATATCAGAAAGCATTATCTGGTCCTCATGCAGAGCCAGGGCCACCATGAACTGGCGGAAAAAGTTCTTGCTGCCGTGGCTCCGGAAAAAGAGACCAGGGGACTCACAATATTTGTTGTGGACGATTCCAAGATGATGCTGCGGATCTACAAGAGCAAGCTCCACGCCATGGGGCATACGCCAGTACTTTTCGATTTCCCCTCCAGAGCCATCGAAGCTGCCCTTGAAAATAAACCGGACCTTGTCATTACCGACCTTAACATGCCGGACATCAACGGTATTCAGCTTACAAAGCAGCTGCGACGCAAATACACTCCGGCCAGCCTGCCCATCATCATGATTACTACCCAGAGTGACTTTGTGGGACAGCACTCCGGTCAGCCCAACGCCCGCATAGATACGGAAAGCATGCAAAGTATCGGTATTTCCATGGTTATGAACAAGCCCTTTGATGATGCAGATCTTGCGGCAAACATAAAGAAACTGACCTGA
- the radC gene encoding RadC family protein has product MDEKSTQEGHRRRLRERFRESGLAGFQDHEVLELLLTLATPRKDCKGMAWELLNQFKTLPAVFEAGFAELCVVKGIGETNAIPIKLVKAAADRFLKQRIQGKEILGTPQAVLDYLYIELRESSREVFMVLFLDVKNRLLDTEKLFQGSLSASPVYPREVLRSVLAHQAASVILVHNHPSGDTEPSREDYAITRRLVQTLAPVNVTVHEHLIIGNNRYYSFAEHGVIRAIYEEVREAESRFMQEWAPR; this is encoded by the coding sequence ATGGATGAAAAATCCACTCAGGAGGGGCATAGAAGAAGGCTTCGTGAGCGTTTCCGGGAATCCGGTCTCGCTGGTTTTCAGGATCATGAAGTGCTGGAACTGCTGCTGACTCTGGCAACGCCCCGAAAAGACTGTAAGGGCATGGCATGGGAACTTCTTAACCAGTTTAAAACCCTTCCTGCTGTTTTTGAGGCGGGCTTTGCCGAACTCTGTGTCGTCAAAGGTATAGGGGAAACCAATGCCATTCCCATTAAGCTGGTGAAGGCCGCTGCGGACCGTTTTCTGAAGCAGCGTATTCAGGGTAAGGAAATTCTTGGTACACCTCAGGCTGTGCTGGATTATCTTTACATTGAGCTGCGGGAAAGCAGCAGGGAAGTTTTTATGGTGCTTTTTCTTGATGTGAAAAACCGCCTGCTGGATACAGAAAAACTCTTTCAGGGCAGTCTTTCGGCCAGTCCTGTTTATCCCAGGGAGGTTCTGCGTTCGGTGCTGGCCCATCAGGCTGCTTCCGTAATTTTGGTCCACAATCATCCATCAGGAGATACTGAGCCTTCCAGAGAAGATTACGCCATCACAAGACGTCTGGTGCAGACCCTTGCGCCTGTGAATGTGACGGTGCATGAACACCTGATCATCGGAAATAACAGGTACTACAGTTTTGCAGAACATGGAGTGATAAGGGCGATCTATGAAGAGGTTCGGGAGGCTGAATCCAGATTCATGCAGGAGTGGGCACCAAGATGA
- a CDS encoding CheR family methyltransferase translates to MIKITPQEFALFSKYILDISGIALAAGKEYLVETRLHPLLEELGASSYTDLYQKIQRDFKKDLEKRVIDAISTNETYFFRDKHPFELLQHKIIPDLVDKRSQKGKKIVGKIPIRIWSAASSTGQEIYSIAMSLKELGLDLKNYDIRLVGTDISDAAVAQASYGRYNKFEAARGLTPQRLQRYFNKDGDNWRIKDEIRAMASFKKMNLMKPFTGIGKFDIIFCRNVAIYFTPQDRKQLYQKIASALEPDGYLLIGSTESLSNETALFEPKKYLNSIFYQFRGQS, encoded by the coding sequence ATGATAAAAATTACTCCCCAAGAATTTGCTCTCTTTTCCAAGTATATCCTTGATATTTCAGGCATTGCCCTTGCTGCTGGAAAAGAGTATCTGGTGGAAACCCGACTGCATCCTCTGCTGGAAGAACTCGGAGCGAGCTCCTATACGGATCTTTACCAGAAAATCCAGAGGGATTTTAAAAAAGATCTTGAAAAACGGGTCATTGATGCCATCTCCACCAATGAAACTTATTTTTTTAGGGACAAACACCCCTTTGAGCTGCTCCAGCATAAAATCATTCCGGATCTTGTAGACAAACGAAGCCAGAAGGGTAAAAAAATAGTTGGTAAAATTCCCATACGCATCTGGAGTGCGGCCAGCTCCACAGGCCAGGAAATTTATTCCATTGCCATGTCCCTGAAGGAACTTGGCCTCGACCTTAAAAATTATGATATCCGTCTCGTGGGAACAGACATATCCGACGCTGCCGTTGCCCAGGCCAGCTACGGACGTTATAATAAATTTGAAGCAGCCCGGGGCCTCACCCCCCAAAGACTCCAGCGCTACTTTAATAAAGACGGCGATAACTGGCGTATCAAAGATGAAATCCGGGCCATGGCTTCTTTTAAAAAAATGAACCTCATGAAACCTTTCACAGGCATTGGAAAATTTGATATTATTTTCTGCAGAAATGTTGCCATCTACTTCACACCCCAGGACCGCAAACAGCTCTACCAAAAAATTGCCAGCGCTTTGGAGCCTGACGGATACCTTCTCATAGGCTCCACGGAATCCTTAAGCAATGAAACGGCTCTTTTTGAACCAAAAAAATACCTGAACTCCATTTTTTATCAGTTCAGAGGCCAGTCATAA
- the gyrA gene encoding DNA gyrase subunit A has protein sequence MIDTELGSEISIEKEMRQSYLEYAMSVIIGRALPDVRDGLKPVHRRVLFAMRELKNDWNRPYKKSARIVGDVIGKYHPHGDTAVYDTIVRMAQNFSMRYPLVDGQGNFGSIDGDSPAAMRYTEIRMQRLAQEMLADLDKETVEFITNYDESLEEPLVLPTRFPALLVNGSSGIAVGMATNIPPHNLREVADAIIAVIENPEIDVTELLSILPGPDFPTGGIIYGKSGIVEAYRTGRGIIRVRALLDLETDSQNVETLVVKELPYQVNKARLVKAIHEMVRDKLLEGISYIRDESDRDGMRIAIGLKKDAMHEVVLNQLFKHTQLQNSFGIIFLAVVNNRPEVLTLKEMLIHFIRHRKEVIIRRTRYDLKKAQARAHILEGLKIALDNIDEVVALIRKSSSPVEAKEGLMTRFGLSALQSQAILDMRLQRLTGLERDRILEEYDSIMKDIAWFKEILGSETIVMNLIKEELVNLKEEFGDSRRSEIVESTREIGMEDLIAEEDMVVTLTRTGYIKRNPITLYQSQRRGGRGKTAMTTRDEDFVTKLFVASTHHTFLFFTNLGKVYWSKVWELPQGGRTSRGKAIVNFLDLAPDEKLSTVLAVPEFEEGRYILMTTRNGLVKKTDLMAYSRRRAGGIIAIDLVEGDALIAARITDGSKEVLLTSAQGQAIRFSESDVRPMGRVSRGVRGLRMAEDDYIVGMEVTGHGSTLFTATENGYGKRTEVEAFPMQRRGGKGVIGIRTDGRNGKVVAMVLTDESDDVMLVSDKGRLIRMAACSISVIGRATQGVRLIQLEEAERLIDAARLDEEAQEDGDTVNGEGDGGECAPVDLDQDE, from the coding sequence ATGATCGATACAGAGTTGGGTTCGGAGATCAGCATCGAGAAAGAGATGCGGCAGTCCTACCTTGAGTATGCCATGAGCGTTATTATTGGTCGGGCCCTGCCGGATGTGCGGGACGGCCTGAAACCTGTGCATCGCCGTGTGCTTTTTGCCATGCGGGAACTCAAGAATGACTGGAACCGCCCTTACAAAAAATCTGCGCGTATTGTGGGTGATGTCATTGGTAAATACCATCCCCATGGTGATACGGCAGTTTATGACACCATTGTTCGTATGGCCCAGAATTTCTCCATGCGCTATCCTTTGGTGGACGGGCAGGGGAACTTCGGCTCCATTGACGGAGATTCTCCGGCTGCCATGCGTTATACGGAAATCCGCATGCAGCGTCTGGCCCAGGAAATGCTGGCGGATCTTGATAAGGAAACCGTCGAATTTATCACAAACTATGATGAATCCCTGGAAGAGCCTCTGGTTCTTCCCACCCGTTTTCCGGCACTTCTGGTTAACGGTTCTTCGGGTATTGCCGTGGGTATGGCCACCAATATACCGCCTCACAACCTGCGTGAGGTGGCGGATGCCATTATTGCGGTTATAGAGAACCCGGAAATTGATGTCACAGAGCTTCTCTCTATTCTTCCGGGGCCGGACTTTCCCACGGGTGGAATTATTTACGGAAAATCCGGTATTGTGGAAGCGTACAGGACAGGCCGTGGGATCATTCGGGTAAGGGCTCTGCTGGATCTGGAAACGGATTCTCAGAATGTGGAGACCCTTGTGGTCAAGGAGCTGCCCTATCAGGTTAACAAGGCCCGTCTGGTCAAGGCGATTCATGAAATGGTACGGGACAAACTGCTGGAGGGTATCAGTTACATCCGGGATGAGTCCGACAGGGATGGCATGCGCATCGCCATAGGCCTGAAAAAGGATGCCATGCACGAGGTGGTGTTAAATCAGCTTTTCAAGCATACCCAGCTTCAGAACAGCTTTGGCATCATCTTCCTTGCGGTGGTGAATAACCGGCCTGAAGTTCTTACTCTGAAAGAAATGCTGATCCACTTCATCCGCCACAGAAAAGAAGTAATTATACGTCGTACCCGCTATGATCTGAAAAAGGCCCAGGCAAGGGCTCATATCCTTGAGGGCCTTAAAATAGCTCTGGATAATATTGATGAAGTGGTGGCCCTGATCCGTAAGTCTTCTTCTCCGGTGGAGGCCAAAGAAGGTCTGATGACCCGTTTCGGGCTTTCTGCTTTGCAGTCTCAGGCTATTCTCGATATGCGGCTGCAAAGACTGACCGGCCTGGAGAGGGACCGCATTCTTGAAGAATATGATTCGATTATGAAAGACATTGCCTGGTTCAAGGAAATTTTAGGCAGTGAAACCATTGTCATGAATCTGATCAAAGAAGAACTGGTTAATCTCAAAGAAGAGTTCGGAGACAGCCGCCGTTCGGAAATTGTGGAATCCACCAGAGAAATTGGCATGGAGGATCTCATTGCCGAAGAAGACATGGTGGTTACCCTGACCCGTACCGGATATATCAAGCGTAATCCCATTACCCTGTATCAGAGCCAGCGGCGTGGCGGCAGAGGTAAGACGGCCATGACCACCCGTGATGAGGATTTTGTCACAAAGCTTTTTGTGGCTTCCACCCACCATACCTTCCTTTTCTTCACCAACCTCGGCAAAGTTTACTGGTCCAAGGTCTGGGAACTTCCCCAGGGCGGCAGGACCAGCCGGGGTAAAGCCATTGTGAATTTTCTGGATCTGGCACCGGATGAAAAACTGAGTACGGTTCTGGCTGTGCCGGAATTTGAGGAGGGGAGATACATCCTCATGACCACCCGGAACGGGCTTGTGAAGAAAACTGACCTCATGGCCTATTCCAGGCGCAGGGCCGGAGGGATTATTGCAATTGACCTTGTGGAAGGGGATGCCCTCATTGCCGCAAGGATCACCGATGGAAGCAAGGAAGTTCTGCTGACATCTGCCCAGGGTCAGGCCATCCGTTTTTCTGAATCTGATGTAAGGCCCATGGGGCGGGTTTCCCGGGGAGTCCGGGGGCTGCGTATGGCTGAAGACGATTATATTGTCGGTATGGAGGTTACAGGCCATGGCAGCACCCTGTTTACGGCTACGGAAAACGGCTATGGTAAAAGAACAGAGGTGGAGGCCTTCCCCATGCAGCGCCGTGGTGGTAAGGGTGTTATCGGTATCCGAACCGATGGCCGTAATGGTAAGGTCGTGGCCATGGTTCTCACGGATGAATCCGATGATGTTATGCTGGTTTCCGATAAGGGCCGCCTGATTCGTATGGCTGCATGCAGTATCTCCGTCATTGGCCGTGCAACCCAGGGAGTCCGGCTTATTCAGCTGGAAGAAGCGGAAAGACTCATTGATGCCGCAAGGCTGGATGAGGAGGCGCAGGAGGATGGAGATACCGTGAACGGAGAAGGGGATGGAGGGGAATGTGCGCCTGTGGATCTGGATCAGGATGAATAA
- a CDS encoding NAD(P)H-dependent glycerol-3-phosphate dehydrogenase, whose amino-acid sequence MPHGKTADFHIGVLGGGSWGTALAMLLAEKGYPVRLWVYEPDVAMEIAEHRENRTYLPGIMLPENLVATSDMEEALKDKDLVLFVVPSHVMRETARRAASMISEKAILVTASKGIENVTHKTMTGILKEEILHIPEEQLAVLSGPSFAREVGEKRPTVVTVASKDANNVSKVQKIFASPVFRVYTSDDVMGVEVGGAMKNVIAIAAGVADGMGLGLNTRAALITRGLAEIRRLGVAMGANPHTFSGLSGVGDLMLTCTGALSRNHTLGQLLGEGKSLDEILKEMRMVAEGVKSARSVYNLSAKLGVELPICNEVYRVLYEGSTPREAGERLMNRTLKQEFHDLV is encoded by the coding sequence ATGCCGCATGGGAAAACAGCAGATTTTCACATAGGGGTTCTGGGAGGTGGCAGCTGGGGAACGGCTCTGGCCATGCTTTTGGCGGAGAAGGGTTATCCTGTCAGGCTGTGGGTTTATGAGCCGGATGTGGCCATGGAAATTGCGGAACACAGGGAAAACAGAACCTATCTTCCGGGGATTATGCTGCCGGAAAACCTTGTGGCCACAAGTGATATGGAAGAGGCCCTGAAGGATAAGGATCTGGTGCTTTTTGTGGTGCCTTCCCATGTGATGCGGGAGACGGCACGCAGGGCAGCATCAATGATTTCAGAAAAAGCCATCCTTGTGACGGCTTCCAAAGGCATTGAAAATGTCACACATAAAACCATGACGGGGATTCTCAAAGAAGAGATTCTGCATATTCCCGAAGAGCAGCTGGCTGTCCTGTCCGGTCCAAGTTTTGCCCGGGAAGTGGGTGAAAAACGTCCCACTGTGGTGACTGTGGCTTCCAAAGATGCCAACAATGTCAGCAAAGTTCAGAAAATATTTGCAAGCCCCGTTTTTCGGGTTTATACGAGCGATGATGTTATGGGCGTTGAGGTGGGCGGGGCCATGAAAAATGTCATTGCCATTGCCGCAGGTGTTGCCGATGGCATGGGGCTGGGGCTGAATACACGGGCAGCTCTTATTACCCGTGGGCTGGCGGAAATCCGTCGGCTGGGTGTGGCCATGGGTGCCAATCCCCATACCTTTTCCGGTCTTTCCGGTGTAGGTGATCTTATGCTTACCTGTACCGGAGCATTAAGCCGTAACCACACCTTAGGTCAGCTTCTGGGGGAGGGAAAGTCTCTGGATGAGATCCTCAAAGAAATGCGCATGGTGGCGGAAGGAGTGAAGTCCGCCCGTTCCGTGTATAATCTTTCGGCAAAGCTTGGTGTGGAGCTGCCCATATGCAATGAGGTGTATCGTGTGCTTTATGAGGGCAGCACACCCCGTGAAGCCGGAGAGCGCCTGATGAACCGGACCCTGAAACAGGAATTCCATGATCTTGTCTGA
- a CDS encoding phosphoglycerate kinase, whose translation MINRGGRLVKGIVDLPLAGKRVLIRVDFNVPMDRNGNIAEDTRIRRGMESIRFAADSGAKVIVASHLGRPKGQIVPGLSLKPAAEHLAELLGRPVTMIGDSVGPDVKAAVAGLASGEILMLENLRFYPEEQANDEGFASKLADLCDVYINNAFAVSHRKHASVHAICAFVKEKAAGHLLMDELRYFDSAMGAPARPLVAIVGGAKISSKLKALENLLHRVDKVLIGGAMANTFLKASGLFVGDSLVEDEMLQTAEAVMAEARKRGVRFYLPVDAVVTKEITEDAVGVVVPVQEIPEGWKVADCGPATVRLYAAALANAKTVVWNGPMGVFEMEPFSGGTMGLARHVAACHGLTIVGGGDTDTAIHKAGVASAMGYISTGGGAFLKLLEGESLPAVDALTS comes from the coding sequence ATGATAAACAGGGGGGGAAGGCTTGTGAAGGGGATTGTGGATCTGCCGCTGGCGGGAAAACGGGTGCTGATACGTGTGGATTTCAATGTGCCCATGGACAGAAACGGGAATATTGCTGAAGATACCCGTATCCGGCGGGGGATGGAAAGTATCCGCTTTGCAGCGGATTCCGGAGCAAAGGTCATTGTGGCATCCCACCTCGGAAGACCCAAGGGACAGATTGTGCCGGGCCTGAGCCTTAAGCCTGCGGCGGAACATCTTGCGGAACTTCTTGGCAGGCCAGTGACCATGATCGGGGATTCTGTAGGGCCTGATGTTAAAGCAGCTGTAGCTGGTCTTGCTTCCGGTGAAATTCTCATGCTCGAAAATCTGCGTTTTTATCCCGAAGAACAGGCCAATGATGAAGGTTTTGCCAGTAAGCTTGCGGATCTCTGCGATGTTTACATTAACAATGCCTTTGCCGTATCCCACAGAAAACACGCCTCTGTTCATGCCATATGCGCCTTTGTAAAGGAAAAGGCTGCAGGCCATCTTCTCATGGATGAGCTGAGGTATTTTGATTCTGCCATGGGAGCACCTGCCCGCCCCCTGGTGGCCATTGTGGGGGGAGCTAAAATTTCCAGTAAGCTCAAAGCTTTGGAAAATCTTCTGCACAGGGTGGATAAGGTTCTAATTGGCGGGGCCATGGCCAATACCTTTTTAAAGGCTTCCGGCCTTTTTGTGGGAGATTCTCTGGTTGAGGATGAGATGCTTCAAACGGCTGAGGCTGTCATGGCTGAAGCCAGAAAAAGGGGTGTCCGCTTTTATCTTCCTGTGGATGCAGTGGTAACAAAAGAAATTACAGAGGATGCCGTTGGTGTGGTGGTGCCTGTACAGGAAATTCCCGAAGGCTGGAAAGTTGCTGACTGTGGTCCTGCTACGGTACGCCTTTATGCAGCCGCCCTTGCCAATGCCAAAACAGTGGTATGGAATGGTCCCATGGGGGTTTTTGAAATGGAGCCCTTCAGTGGCGGGACCATGGGGCTGGCCCGACATGTGGCTGCCTGCCACGGACTGACCATTGTGGGGGGCGGTGATACGGATACGGCCATTCATAAGGCAGGGGTGGCATCGGCTATGGGGTATATTTCCACAGGTGGAGGTGCTTTTTTGAAGCTGCTGGAGGGTGAATCCCTGCCTGCCGTGGATGCGCTGACATCATGA
- a CDS encoding penicillin-binding protein 1A yields the protein MKRFLLIWCFPGLLTGILLGLIIGTMQDLPQITALEEYRPSALTRVFSSDGILLAQFYAENRMPVASDQIPDILKQALIATEDRNFYSHHGMDPKGILRAVVRNLQSGGYSEGASTLTQQLAKTLFLSPDKTLMRKIREAFLALQIERRYTKEEILTLYLNQIYLGSGSYGVEAATRRYFGKSVDDISLAEAALIAGLPKAPSRFSPRSSMERATGRRNTVLHQMHTTGIISSDQLKAALEEAVILTTGHAPSSRKAPWFIEQVRMELEEALTPDILYKSGLNVYTSLNSRVQDLAEKAVQTHMAALETRMLDQKITAFPQSAVLALDIHTGGVLAQVGGRNYAQSPFDRSTQARRQPGSAFKPLIFALAIEKGAEQDQNISDTPVVFPQSRGQNWIPQNFSRNFMGNISLRTSLALSRNIPPIRLTDQLGPENVVAFAKSLGIQSPLQANLSLALGTSEVTLEELTAAYAVFPAGGMHNQPWRIRKVEDASGRIIYTSPRKSSSVMHPESAAIITDMLQAVIAEGTGRRAKASDRALGGKTGTTDNFRDGLFIGFSPAMAIGVWTGCDRNESLGNMETGARTALPIWKDIMVETGPAARPEYFSIPAGTERRQMESGNMGLFRKQSR from the coding sequence ATGAAACGTTTCCTGCTGATCTGGTGCTTTCCGGGTCTTCTTACGGGTATCCTACTGGGCCTTATCATTGGAACCATGCAGGATCTACCCCAGATCACTGCCCTTGAAGAATACCGGCCTTCTGCCCTTACCCGTGTTTTTTCCAGTGATGGTATACTGCTGGCCCAGTTTTATGCTGAAAACCGCATGCCCGTTGCTTCAGACCAGATACCGGATATTTTAAAACAGGCACTTATTGCAACGGAAGACAGAAATTTTTATTCCCACCACGGCATGGACCCAAAGGGAATTTTACGGGCTGTTGTAAGAAATCTGCAATCCGGCGGCTACTCCGAAGGAGCCAGCACCCTCACCCAGCAGCTGGCAAAAACCCTCTTTTTAAGTCCGGATAAAACCCTCATGAGAAAGATTCGGGAAGCCTTTCTTGCCCTGCAGATAGAACGCAGATATACTAAAGAAGAAATTCTCACCCTTTATCTCAATCAGATCTATCTGGGCAGCGGCAGCTATGGAGTGGAAGCCGCTACCAGAAGATACTTTGGAAAGTCTGTGGATGACATCTCCCTTGCCGAAGCAGCCCTGATTGCAGGACTACCCAAGGCTCCCTCCCGTTTTTCCCCAAGGTCCAGCATGGAAAGGGCAACAGGCAGGCGCAATACAGTTCTTCATCAAATGCATACAACGGGTATTATCTCATCGGATCAACTGAAAGCAGCTCTGGAAGAAGCAGTTATCCTCACCACAGGCCACGCTCCCTCCTCCAGAAAAGCACCCTGGTTCATCGAACAGGTACGTATGGAACTGGAAGAAGCCTTAACTCCTGATATTTTGTACAAGTCAGGTCTTAATGTATACACAAGCCTTAACAGCCGGGTTCAGGATCTTGCTGAAAAAGCGGTACAAACCCATATGGCTGCCCTTGAAACCCGTATGCTGGATCAGAAAATAACAGCTTTTCCCCAGTCTGCGGTACTTGCACTGGATATCCATACAGGTGGCGTTCTGGCCCAGGTCGGTGGAAGAAACTATGCCCAAAGCCCCTTTGACCGCTCAACCCAGGCCAGACGGCAGCCCGGATCCGCCTTTAAGCCCCTGATTTTTGCTCTGGCCATTGAAAAGGGAGCGGAACAGGATCAAAATATCAGCGATACTCCCGTAGTTTTTCCCCAAAGCCGGGGCCAGAACTGGATACCCCAGAATTTTTCCAGAAATTTTATGGGAAACATATCCCTTAGAACATCACTGGCCCTTTCAAGAAATATTCCCCCCATACGGCTTACTGACCAGCTGGGACCTGAAAATGTAGTTGCCTTTGCCAAAAGTCTTGGGATCCAAAGCCCACTTCAAGCCAATCTCTCTTTAGCACTGGGGACATCGGAAGTAACCCTTGAAGAGCTTACCGCTGCCTATGCGGTTTTCCCTGCTGGTGGCATGCATAATCAACCATGGCGCATCAGGAAAGTGGAAGATGCCAGCGGCAGGATCATTTATACCTCACCCCGAAAAAGCAGCTCCGTTATGCATCCGGAAAGTGCGGCCATCATAACGGACATGCTTCAGGCCGTAATAGCTGAGGGTACAGGACGCAGGGCAAAGGCTTCGGACCGTGCCCTTGGAGGTAAAACAGGCACCACAGACAATTTCAGGGACGGACTTTTCATCGGATTTTCACCTGCCATGGCCATCGGTGTCTGGACAGGCTGTGACAGAAATGAAAGCCTTGGGAACATGGAGACCGGCGCGCGTACGGCCCTTCCCATCTGGAAGGACATCATGGTTGAAACAGGCCCTGCTGCAAGACCCGAATACTTCTCCATTCCTGCCGGAACGGAACGCAGGCAAATGGAATCGGGTAATATGGGGCTTTTCCGAAAACAATCCAGATAA
- a CDS encoding N-acetyltransferase, translating to MVRHATIKDIQTIYRLLQFFGNRGEMIPRPLSALYDHVRDFVVYISPETGLVAGCCALQFCWEDLAEIRSLAVDVAHQGKGVGRMLVETLVEEARSFGITQLFTLTYQPVFFGKLDFNRIDRADLPLKIWSDCVHCVKFPDCDEIAMMRELSYA from the coding sequence ATGGTAAGGCACGCAACCATTAAAGATATCCAGACCATCTACAGACTGCTGCAGTTTTTCGGAAACAGAGGAGAGATGATTCCAAGGCCCCTAAGTGCCCTTTACGACCATGTCCGTGATTTTGTGGTTTATATTTCCCCTGAAACGGGTTTGGTGGCAGGTTGCTGTGCTTTGCAGTTCTGCTGGGAGGATCTTGCGGAAATCAGATCCCTTGCCGTGGATGTAGCCCATCAGGGCAAGGGAGTAGGAAGAATGTTGGTGGAAACACTGGTGGAAGAAGCCAGATCCTTTGGTATCACCCAGCTTTTCACCCTAACCTACCAGCCTGTCTTCTTCGGAAAGCTGGACTTTAACCGCATCGACAGGGCAGATCTTCCCCTGAAAATATGGTCGGATTGTGTTCATTGCGTAAAATTTCCTGACTGCGATGAAATAGCCATGATGCGGGAACTCTCCTACGCATAA